One Paenibacillus sp. FSL W8-0186 genomic window carries:
- a CDS encoding DUF4097 family beta strand repeat-containing protein encodes MNKKGWSLIATLCIILGIGGMIYQGFDFEKEQPAYTQKWTFGDDELQSLSIDSDYNVNFEFIHSPDGTNYVEASGNLPQKSIDKLTGTKIAAQSLALHFQEEYVIRFLSFNFRSSTQHVTVALADPERSLNQISVDLLANNGNFKALRAKEISLETKSGNLTAQNLTADRLKIQNFSGIISLDEIAADTDIKLTSGNVRLNNIRGSLTSEMTSGDFSAQDMKGDIQVTATSGNIKISEWTGNGTIKSTSGNITIKEQRSDSLDISIHSGNVALSADPEFQGIYDLRATSGRIEAPDSPSVTEDLIKVRSTSGNITIK; translated from the coding sequence ATGAATAAAAAAGGATGGAGCTTAATTGCGACCCTTTGCATCATCCTGGGCATCGGCGGGATGATCTATCAGGGCTTCGACTTCGAGAAAGAACAGCCTGCCTATACGCAGAAATGGACGTTTGGGGATGACGAACTGCAGTCGCTGTCCATCGACAGCGACTATAATGTCAATTTCGAATTTATCCACAGCCCAGATGGCACGAATTACGTGGAAGCTAGCGGGAATTTGCCCCAGAAATCAATTGATAAGCTGACAGGGACGAAAATCGCCGCTCAGTCCCTCGCCCTTCATTTTCAAGAGGAGTATGTCATTCGTTTCCTCAGCTTCAACTTTCGATCCTCCACCCAGCATGTGACGGTGGCCTTGGCCGATCCGGAGCGGTCGTTAAATCAAATCTCTGTCGATCTGCTGGCCAACAACGGCAATTTCAAGGCTTTACGCGCCAAAGAAATATCATTGGAGACGAAATCAGGCAACCTGACGGCCCAGAATTTAACCGCCGACCGCTTGAAGATCCAGAACTTCTCCGGCATAATCTCGCTGGATGAGATTGCGGCTGATACCGATATTAAGCTAACCTCTGGCAATGTGAGACTCAACAATATAAGAGGATCTTTAACTTCCGAAATGACCTCTGGGGATTTCTCAGCCCAAGATATGAAAGGCGATATTCAGGTTACAGCCACCTCGGGCAATATTAAAATCAGTGAATGGACGGGGAACGGAACCATTAAATCCACCTCCGGCAACATCACGATCAAGGAGCAGCGCTCAGACTCACTGGATATATCCATCCATTCTGGAAACGTAGCCCTTTCCGCTGACCCTGAGTTTCAAGGCATTTACGACCTTAGGGCCACTTCGGGCCGAATCGAAGCGCCCGATTCACCTAGCGTAACCGAAGACCTCATTAAGGTGCGCTCCACCTCAGGAAATATTACGATCAAATAA
- a CDS encoding amino acid ABC transporter permease, whose amino-acid sequence MNDRLVQIFIDSLLPLLKAGVAFTIPLTLITFGLGMLVAILTALARLSKWTLIRQAAKFYVWVIRGTPLLVQLFIIFYGLPSVGITLKPFSAAVIGFTLSVGAYGSEIVRAAILSIEKGQWEAAYSLGMSRIQALYYVILPQAARVSVPPLGNSFISLVKDTSLAFTVTYAEMFRKAQEITSVTYEPLLVYSEVALIYLLFSTVLSALQSHMEKRLDRFAVK is encoded by the coding sequence ATGAACGATAGGCTTGTACAAATATTTATCGATTCGCTGCTGCCCCTGCTTAAAGCGGGGGTTGCTTTTACTATTCCCCTTACGTTGATTACCTTTGGCCTTGGCATGCTAGTGGCCATATTGACCGCCCTGGCGAGGCTGTCCAAGTGGACGCTGATTCGTCAAGCCGCGAAGTTCTACGTATGGGTTATACGGGGAACTCCGCTCCTCGTGCAGCTGTTTATTATTTTCTACGGCTTGCCTAGTGTCGGCATTACGTTGAAGCCTTTTTCCGCGGCGGTCATCGGTTTCACGTTAAGCGTCGGAGCCTACGGATCGGAAATCGTCCGCGCAGCGATATTGTCGATAGAGAAGGGGCAATGGGAGGCCGCCTATTCACTGGGGATGAGCCGGATCCAGGCGCTATATTACGTGATACTGCCTCAGGCGGCCCGCGTATCGGTTCCGCCGCTGGGCAACTCCTTCATCAGTCTAGTGAAGGATACCTCGCTGGCCTTTACGGTCACCTATGCGGAAATGTTCCGCAAGGCGCAGGAAATCACATCTGTGACCTATGAGCCGCTCCTCGTGTATAGCGAGGTCGCTTTGATCTATTTGCTGTTCAGCACGGTTCTTTCGGCATTGCAGTCGCATATGGAGAAACGGCTCGATCGTTTTGCCGTCAAATAA
- a CDS encoding amino acid ABC transporter substrate-binding protein codes for MKKLSLTVLTLVLTVLLAAACGGGTNNGSGNTANDSAGKGNVGAGAQTETASGEKNLLETIKANGKIRIGTEGTYAPFTFHDKDGKLTGFDVELAQEVAKRLGVEAEFIETPWDGIFAGLDAKRFDTVFNQVTIREDRKEKYDFSDAYIVSRAALIVREDNNDIAKFADLNGKKAGQSLTSNLTDIARENGAEIVGTEGFNQAIDLLLSKRIDATVNDGLSFLDLKNQKPDVPLKVVDELPEAAESAALFNKGNDELVAAVNEALAAIKEDGTYLEISNKYFGADVSK; via the coding sequence ATGAAGAAACTCAGCTTAACAGTTCTAACCCTAGTATTGACGGTCCTGCTTGCAGCCGCTTGCGGCGGTGGAACGAATAACGGCTCTGGCAATACGGCAAATGACTCTGCGGGTAAAGGCAATGTTGGCGCAGGAGCGCAGACGGAGACAGCCTCTGGGGAGAAGAACCTGCTTGAAACGATCAAGGCAAACGGCAAAATCCGGATCGGAACGGAGGGAACGTACGCGCCGTTCACGTTCCATGATAAAGACGGCAAGCTGACAGGTTTTGACGTAGAGCTGGCTCAGGAGGTTGCCAAGCGTCTTGGCGTAGAGGCCGAGTTCATCGAGACGCCGTGGGACGGCATTTTCGCCGGACTGGATGCGAAGCGGTTCGATACCGTGTTCAATCAGGTCACCATTCGCGAGGATCGCAAGGAGAAATACGACTTCTCGGATGCCTACATCGTATCCCGTGCCGCTTTGATCGTCCGCGAGGATAATAACGACATTGCGAAATTTGCTGATCTTAACGGGAAAAAAGCCGGGCAGTCGCTGACGAGCAATTTAACGGATATCGCCAGGGAGAACGGGGCGGAAATCGTCGGAACCGAAGGCTTTAACCAGGCGATCGACCTGCTGCTTTCGAAGCGGATCGATGCAACGGTGAACGACGGGTTGTCCTTCTTGGATTTGAAAAATCAAAAGCCGGACGTGCCGCTAAAAGTCGTTGATGAGCTGCCGGAGGCTGCAGAAAGCGCAGCGCTGTTCAACAAAGGAAATGACGAGCTTGTAGCCGCCGTCAATGAAGCGCTGGCAGCGATAAAGGAAGATGGCACGTACCTGGAGATTTCCAACAAATATTTTGGCGCAGACGTATCTAAATAA
- a CDS encoding RAxF-45 family protein: MDRKLVWNRISQLPMALFGIFYGVAVNGISLSIFSYSISKLHLRNAAPTLT; encoded by the coding sequence GTGGATCGCAAGCTCGTATGGAATCGAATTAGCCAATTGCCTATGGCGTTATTTGGCATTTTTTATGGTGTGGCTGTCAACGGGATTAGTCTGTCCATTTTTAGCTATTCGATATCCAAATTACACTTGCGAAATGCCGCTCCTACCTTAACCTAA